A stretch of Neisseria subflava DNA encodes these proteins:
- a CDS encoding virB8 family protein — MFKSSKNTTDGNIQKAVKRSLDFETTLVDIRKKSEKRAWIVAGISTFSSLCLLGGLFYILPLKEKEPYLVMADVYTGQATVAKLAGDWNNLDITKNEAVNKSNISHFIIARESFDSQIIYDNDWATVYSMSVAGVSDSYRNLMNKSNPNSPFNLYGSAQSIRVKILSIVLNNSGKADGRDASATVRFQRFLLNKSTGISRFMDSNVATLTYTYNSNLKMDEKYRLKNPLGFQVLSYRVDPDASESPVQDLSSDYLSVGTSSESQAQQQVQSVPQPQSEAPTSVDNDVPNASPISVESGNQ, encoded by the coding sequence ATGTTCAAATCAAGTAAAAATACTACTGATGGCAATATCCAAAAGGCTGTAAAAAGATCTTTGGATTTTGAAACGACCTTGGTTGATATCCGCAAAAAAAGTGAGAAAAGGGCATGGATTGTTGCTGGTATTTCTACCTTCTCTTCTTTGTGTCTACTTGGCGGATTATTTTATATTTTGCCGCTGAAAGAAAAAGAACCTTATCTTGTTATGGCTGATGTCTATACGGGACAAGCTACTGTTGCTAAACTAGCCGGTGATTGGAATAATTTAGATATTACTAAAAATGAAGCAGTAAATAAGAGTAATATTTCTCACTTTATTATTGCTAGAGAATCTTTTGATAGTCAGATTATTTATGATAATGACTGGGCTACAGTTTATTCTATGTCGGTTGCTGGGGTATCTGACAGCTACCGCAATCTGATGAATAAAAGTAACCCAAATAGCCCATTTAATCTTTATGGGTCTGCTCAGTCAATTCGCGTTAAGATTTTGAGTATCGTCCTTAATAATAGTGGAAAGGCCGATGGTCGCGATGCTAGCGCAACAGTAAGATTCCAAAGATTTTTATTAAATAAGAGTACTGGCATATCAAGATTTATGGATAGCAATGTTGCTACTCTGACCTATACTTATAATAGCAATTTGAAGATGGATGAAAAGTATAGGTTAAAAAATCCCCTGGGATTCCAGGTATTGTCTTATCGTGTTGATCCTGATGCTAGTGAATCACCTGTTCAAGATTTATCTTCAGATTATCTTTCTGTAGGAACATCATCTGAAAGCCAGGCTCAGCAACAAGTACAAAGTGTACCCCAGCCCCAGTCAGAAGCTCCTACATCTGTAGATAATGATGTTCCTAATGCTTCTCCTATATCTGTTGAAAGTGGAAATCAATAA
- a CDS encoding lytic transglycosylase domain-containing protein, producing the protein MLIILICAKFHVNTNSYFHLNIMFFSCADLAVPHDIMHHVVRVESSGNPYAIGVVGGRLQRQPKNLAEAVATAKMLEQKGFNFSLGLAQVNRYNLKKYGLHSYEHAFQVCPNVKAGSHILRECYNRAKDWGKSFSCYYSGNFVTGYKHGYVQKIFSSMGKGRALPQNAIPVISNTVNTPRPMGQMTAQQTNRPNLTVTANPQPYSATVSKNQHSLQDNSTAQAKSNTYKDSAAVF; encoded by the coding sequence TTGTTAATTATTTTAATCTGTGCTAAATTTCACGTCAATACAAATTCATATTTTCATCTCAACATCATGTTTTTTTCCTGCGCCGACTTAGCTGTTCCGCATGATATTATGCATCATGTCGTGAGAGTTGAATCCTCAGGCAACCCATACGCTATAGGTGTTGTAGGCGGACGCTTACAAAGACAGCCTAAAAATTTGGCTGAAGCAGTCGCTACTGCTAAAATGTTGGAACAAAAGGGATTTAACTTCTCCTTAGGATTAGCTCAAGTTAACCGATACAATTTAAAAAAATACGGGTTGCATTCCTACGAGCATGCATTCCAAGTGTGCCCAAACGTCAAGGCAGGCTCGCACATATTGCGAGAATGCTACAATCGTGCAAAAGACTGGGGTAAATCTTTCAGCTGTTATTATTCCGGTAACTTTGTAACCGGTTATAAGCATGGATATGTGCAAAAAATTTTTTCATCCATGGGGAAAGGGAGAGCACTCCCACAAAATGCCATTCCAGTCATCAGCAATACTGTGAATACCCCTCGCCCTATGGGACAAATGACAGCGCAACAAACTAACCGCCCAAATTTGACAGTTACCGCTAATCCACAACCATACTCGGCCACTGTCTCTAAAAACCAACATTCCTTACAAGATAATAGTACTGCACAAGCGAAAAGCAATACTTATAAAGATAGCGCAGCAGTCTTTTAG
- a CDS encoding TrbC/VirB2 family protein, with protein sequence MKNTQIQKKSRFTAENVATAAFVAAAFLAPTVGMAADDFTSASGGACKFIKNIHTVLNLMSVAVVTIAIIFAGYQIAFAHKRISDVAPILIGGVLIGAAGQIAKMLVGNADSCSAGTTSAMLQVLQFFA encoded by the coding sequence ATGAAAAACACTCAGATTCAAAAAAAATCCCGCTTTACCGCTGAAAACGTTGCTACAGCAGCATTTGTTGCTGCAGCATTTTTAGCACCGACTGTTGGTATGGCAGCCGATGATTTTACTTCAGCTTCTGGTGGTGCCTGTAAATTCATTAAAAACATCCATACCGTATTGAACTTAATGTCCGTTGCTGTTGTAACCATCGCCATTATCTTTGCCGGTTACCAAATTGCTTTTGCACACAAACGCATTTCTGACGTCGCTCCTATTTTAATTGGTGGCGTACTGATTGGTGCGGCCGGCCAAATCGCAAAAATGCTGGTTGGCAATGCAGACTCTTGCTCTGCCGGTACAACATCAGCAATGCTCCAAGTATTGCAATTTTTTGCCTAA
- a CDS encoding type IV secretion system protein VirB3, whose protein sequence is MQKNIVFRGCTRPATFLGVPYIPFFIGAGSGLLMGMYFNMFFLLTIPFIILIMRQMAKRDDMIFRFLGLRLKFRLKARNREEFPDTWCFSPNEYRNNPPKQ, encoded by the coding sequence ATGCAGAAAAACATCGTTTTTCGAGGATGTACGCGTCCGGCAACCTTTCTCGGTGTACCTTATATACCTTTCTTTATAGGAGCCGGCTCAGGATTATTGATGGGAATGTACTTCAATATGTTTTTTTTATTGACCATTCCCTTCATCATCCTGATTATGAGGCAGATGGCCAAGCGGGATGATATGATTTTTCGTTTTCTCGGTTTACGTCTGAAATTTAGACTTAAAGCCAGAAACCGAGAGGAGTTTCCTGATACGTGGTGCTTCTCGCCTAATGAATACCGTAACAATCCTCCCAAACAATGA
- a CDS encoding VirB4 family type IV secretion/conjugal transfer ATPase, with protein MFTPDASISQFVSLSTHVSPTIVKTTGGDYLTTWHLSGLPFVGREEWELEHKHNTFNRLLQSLRAPDYVNVAFWVHDIRRHRGIDLRPKFQESFNQSLSDRYFSRLSKEKLMNNELYLTMIYRPVVDGKKFVDKSGNIDRLKAEQEQAIGTLNELATNLEAVLKDYHPYRLGMYEGKNGTVFSETLELFGYILNRINEPVPVLPAPVYNYLPLSRHLFSAKTGDYIVRTPEGKNHYGAILNLKEYPDGTYPGVLNGLKYLDVEYVITHSFSPMSRYDAMKTLERTRGMMISSGDKSFTQIAELDHAMDQLASGNFVLGGYHFSLAIYADSQEQLSQNIAAARAELSNAGFVTTKEDLAVCAAYYAQLPGNWNYRTRIANLSSLNFLGLCPLHNFAAGKREGNPWGQCVTVLQTTNGQPYYFNFHATLEGEDSEGEKAIANTMVIGKSGTGKTALINFLLSQVQKYDPKPTIFFFDKDRGAEIFVRACGGAYMALESGQPTGFNPFQCENTEANVQFLCGLMKQLGGKAHYSAAEDDDVLRAVRAMLDTPLALRSISNFQKSLPNTGDDSLYANIRKWTRGNSLGWVFDNPQDKIDFSGANIIGFDYTDVIENPQVRDPVIGYLIHRMEELIDGRRFIYIMDEFWKILDGEGGLKEFAKNKQKTIRKQNGMGIFATQSPEDALKSDISAALIEQTATMILLPNPNADKKDYIDGLKLTDSEFQVVKGLDERSRCFLVKQGHASAVCQLNLRGFDDELAVISASTDNIDIMDGIIKKTAERLGISIDAVKPEDWLQTFYDERKGSGKKSAANVMRNAD; from the coding sequence ATGTTTACTCCTGACGCATCAATCAGTCAATTCGTATCCCTCTCCACCCATGTTTCCCCAACCATTGTCAAAACCACTGGTGGGGATTACCTGACAACATGGCATCTATCCGGCCTTCCTTTTGTGGGTCGAGAAGAATGGGAGCTCGAACACAAACACAACACATTTAATCGTTTACTCCAATCCTTACGCGCTCCGGACTATGTCAATGTTGCCTTCTGGGTACATGACATTCGCCGCCACCGCGGCATCGATTTGCGCCCAAAATTCCAAGAGTCTTTTAATCAAAGCCTCTCCGACCGCTATTTTTCCCGACTTTCTAAAGAAAAGCTCATGAACAACGAGCTTTACTTGACCATGATTTACCGTCCCGTTGTTGACGGTAAAAAGTTCGTTGATAAATCAGGCAATATCGATCGTCTGAAGGCCGAACAGGAACAAGCTATCGGTACGCTAAATGAATTAGCAACCAACCTTGAAGCCGTCCTCAAAGACTACCACCCCTACCGACTCGGTATGTACGAAGGCAAAAACGGTACTGTATTCTCAGAAACACTCGAACTTTTCGGTTACATCCTTAACCGTATAAACGAGCCGGTTCCCGTACTACCCGCTCCTGTTTACAACTACTTACCCCTTAGCAGACATCTTTTCTCTGCCAAAACCGGCGACTATATCGTCCGTACCCCTGAAGGTAAAAATCACTACGGTGCCATACTCAACCTTAAAGAATACCCTGACGGTACCTATCCCGGCGTGCTTAACGGGCTCAAATATTTGGATGTCGAATACGTTATCACTCATAGTTTCAGCCCCATGAGCCGATACGACGCCATGAAAACCCTTGAGCGTACCCGTGGCATGATGATCTCTTCCGGCGATAAATCCTTTACCCAAATTGCAGAACTTGATCATGCAATGGACCAACTCGCATCCGGCAATTTCGTTCTTGGAGGCTACCACTTCAGTCTTGCTATCTATGCCGACAGCCAAGAGCAGCTTTCCCAAAACATTGCCGCCGCCCGAGCAGAGCTTTCCAATGCAGGTTTTGTAACAACAAAAGAGGACTTGGCCGTCTGCGCCGCATATTATGCCCAGCTTCCGGGTAACTGGAACTACCGCACCCGCATCGCCAATCTCTCATCGTTAAATTTCTTGGGTCTCTGCCCACTACACAATTTTGCCGCCGGCAAACGTGAGGGCAACCCATGGGGGCAATGCGTTACCGTTCTTCAGACGACCAATGGCCAGCCCTACTACTTCAACTTCCATGCAACCCTCGAAGGCGAAGATTCCGAAGGAGAAAAAGCCATTGCCAATACTATGGTTATTGGTAAGTCCGGTACAGGTAAAACAGCCCTTATCAACTTCCTCCTTAGCCAGGTACAAAAATACGATCCCAAGCCCACTATCTTTTTCTTCGATAAAGACCGTGGTGCCGAAATTTTTGTCAGAGCCTGCGGCGGTGCCTATATGGCACTGGAAAGCGGCCAACCTACCGGCTTTAACCCTTTCCAATGCGAAAATACAGAGGCAAATGTCCAATTCCTTTGCGGCCTTATGAAACAACTGGGAGGTAAAGCGCACTATTCTGCCGCAGAAGACGACGACGTCCTGCGCGCCGTTCGAGCCATGCTCGATACTCCGCTGGCGCTGCGCAGCATTTCCAACTTCCAAAAATCTCTGCCCAATACAGGCGATGACTCCCTCTATGCCAATATCCGCAAATGGACCCGTGGAAACAGCCTTGGCTGGGTTTTTGATAACCCTCAGGACAAAATCGACTTCAGCGGAGCCAATATTATCGGCTTCGACTACACCGATGTGATTGAAAACCCACAGGTACGCGATCCAGTCATCGGCTACCTTATCCATCGAATGGAAGAGCTTATCGATGGCCGCCGCTTCATCTACATCATGGACGAATTCTGGAAAATCCTTGATGGCGAAGGCGGTTTGAAAGAGTTTGCCAAAAACAAACAAAAAACCATCCGTAAGCAAAACGGTATGGGTATCTTCGCTACCCAGTCACCGGAAGACGCCCTCAAAAGCGATATTTCCGCCGCACTGATTGAGCAGACAGCTACCATGATACTGCTGCCGAATCCGAATGCAGATAAAAAAGACTATATCGACGGCTTGAAACTGACCGACTCAGAGTTTCAAGTAGTCAAAGGCCTGGATGAGCGTAGCCGCTGCTTCTTGGTCAAACAAGGTCATGCGTCAGCTGTTTGCCAGCTTAATCTGCGCGGATTTGACGACGAATTGGCTGTCATCTCCGCCAGTACCGACAACATCGACATCATGGATGGCATTATCAAGAAAACAGCCGAACGCCTTGGCATTAGCATCGATGCAGTGAAGCCAGAAGATTGGTTGCAGACCTTCTACGATGAGCGTAAGGGTTCCGGCAAGAAGTCGGCTGCTAATGTGATGCGTAATGCAGATTAG
- a CDS encoding type IV secretion system protein, with translation MDQFISGVGELAIYTSIRDYIYARIEFLTEHLLSKNLSMALSLVLALLTLWIMVQGYLIATGRSQEGLKGFAFGLGKAYFIVFVALGVASSSNFAIRTLTDTTADTLSEIMRGDNKIGAACLTQSTDSFVGCKIDQNLTVAQSIMGMLSRIDTAGDPNIFTQLNQAKWFAGVGTAGPGVVAGTMLIVFRIAMALFIGFAPIFILCLLFKKTAPLFQKWLYYGLATIFSGVMLGVMSDIAMDLVSNVGTSLFLSKEAMQFVTTKETLVGLADTATQQLGLGLILSTLLIVVPPMAGMWFNGVMGSFSGYNPAERWNNPSNGQPSTMPGHNAPPQINSTQQQIGNNTDLNTSIPQGNWQSGNTVSNTNVVKTQGQSTLGIATGGKDPKNPIN, from the coding sequence ATGGATCAATTTATCAGTGGCGTTGGCGAATTAGCCATCTATACCAGTATCCGCGACTACATCTATGCTCGCATAGAATTTTTAACAGAACACCTACTTTCCAAAAACCTCAGTATGGCTTTGTCTTTGGTCTTAGCTCTACTTACCCTTTGGATCATGGTTCAAGGTTATCTGATTGCAACCGGTAGAAGCCAAGAAGGGCTTAAAGGGTTTGCATTTGGTTTGGGTAAAGCCTATTTTATTGTCTTTGTCGCCTTGGGCGTTGCCTCAAGCAGTAATTTTGCCATAAGAACACTGACCGATACGACAGCAGATACCCTATCTGAAATTATGCGTGGCGACAATAAAATTGGGGCAGCCTGTCTGACCCAATCAACCGACAGCTTTGTTGGCTGTAAAATCGACCAAAACCTTACTGTTGCCCAATCCATTATGGGTATGTTGAGCAGAATCGATACCGCAGGTGATCCAAACATTTTCACCCAACTCAATCAGGCAAAATGGTTTGCCGGTGTCGGTACTGCCGGACCGGGCGTAGTAGCAGGAACCATGCTGATCGTATTCCGCATCGCCATGGCTCTCTTTATCGGCTTTGCGCCTATCTTTATTTTATGCCTTCTGTTCAAAAAAACAGCACCCCTGTTTCAAAAATGGCTATACTATGGGCTGGCAACCATCTTTTCAGGGGTTATGCTCGGTGTAATGTCAGATATTGCCATGGACTTAGTTTCCAATGTCGGTACCAGTCTTTTTCTCTCAAAAGAGGCTATGCAGTTTGTGACTACTAAAGAAACCCTTGTGGGCCTTGCCGATACAGCGACCCAGCAATTGGGTTTGGGCCTGATCCTTTCGACTTTGTTGATTGTGGTGCCGCCTATGGCGGGAATGTGGTTTAATGGCGTGATGGGCAGCTTCAGTGGTTATAACCCTGCAGAACGTTGGAATAACCCAAGTAATGGACAACCGAGTACGATGCCAGGGCATAATGCTCCTCCTCAGATTAATTCTACTCAGCAGCAAATAGGAAATAATACTGACTTAAATACTAGTATACCTCAGGGTAACTGGCAATCTGGTAACACAGTCTCAAATACAAATGTAGTTAAGACACAAGGACAATCTACATTAGGAATAGCCACTGGTGGCAAAGATCCGAAGAATCCAATAAATTGA
- a CDS encoding DUF4189 domain-containing protein, whose translation MKKAIFILCMGLFPMFSFACSPGVGGGPSGDPHCMAPILANDPYYNGSMNQQQTPVIVHIPSKYGAVAMNMDTGYASGVLNQDSLSKAKKAALTQCRQGNPKASCRVASWVRNGCIAAARGQIINNPTQWTSFFAGKDKGLAEAAALAKCKADPKVRDCQVYLPEGCSLP comes from the coding sequence ATGAAGAAAGCAATTTTTATTCTTTGTATGGGCTTGTTTCCCATGTTTTCTTTTGCCTGTTCTCCAGGTGTAGGCGGTGGCCCCTCTGGAGATCCCCACTGTATGGCTCCCATTTTGGCAAATGACCCATACTACAACGGTTCCATGAATCAACAACAAACTCCGGTTATTGTTCATATCCCTTCTAAATATGGTGCCGTGGCAATGAATATGGATACTGGCTATGCAAGCGGTGTATTAAATCAGGACTCTTTGTCTAAAGCAAAGAAAGCAGCTTTGACTCAATGTAGACAAGGAAACCCAAAGGCTTCTTGCAGAGTAGCTTCTTGGGTTAGAAACGGTTGTATTGCTGCTGCGAGAGGCCAGATAATTAATAACCCAACTCAATGGACGTCTTTTTTTGCAGGAAAAGACAAGGGATTGGCAGAAGCTGCTGCATTGGCCAAATGTAAAGCTGATCCCAAAGTGAGAGATTGTCAAGTTTATTTACCTGAAGGTTGCTCTCTTCCTTAA
- a CDS encoding TrbM/KikA/MpfK family conjugal transfer protein, whose amino-acid sequence MKTPFSLLLAVALVPSFAFAEFSADSFNPVKINSDEERLACEAIMCLSSPNSSPSQCEPSLRKYYSIKFKHGHDTLTARRNFLKKCPVSNNQDVSKMINTLVR is encoded by the coding sequence ATGAAAACCCCATTCTCCTTATTGCTTGCAGTGGCATTGGTACCTTCCTTTGCCTTTGCGGAATTCTCTGCCGATTCTTTTAACCCCGTAAAAATCAACAGCGATGAAGAACGCTTGGCCTGCGAAGCTATTATGTGCTTATCTTCGCCAAATAGCTCTCCCAGCCAATGCGAACCTTCTCTCCGCAAATACTATTCGATCAAGTTTAAACACGGGCATGATACTTTGACCGCCCGTCGCAACTTCCTCAAAAAATGTCCGGTTTCCAATAATCAAGATGTTTCCAAAATGATTAATACATTGGTACGCTAA